A genomic stretch from Desulfovibrio sp. TomC includes:
- a CDS encoding MucR family transcriptional regulator, with protein sequence MEDYLQSALEIVKAQASARPMTETEIVSMVKSLADGIAAIGSGQATLSDAADAAPAMDPKKAIKESSVTCLECGKAFKVITAKHLAHHDLTPDAYKSKYGYKKTQALAAKSLVRTRRAKMKDMKLWERRVKKTAE encoded by the coding sequence ATGGAAGATTATCTGCAAAGTGCCCTGGAGATTGTGAAGGCGCAGGCCAGTGCACGACCGATGACCGAAACCGAAATCGTAAGCATGGTCAAATCGTTGGCTGACGGTATCGCCGCTATAGGCAGCGGACAGGCGACGCTCAGTGACGCTGCGGATGCAGCCCCGGCCATGGACCCCAAGAAGGCCATCAAGGAAAGCTCCGTCACCTGTCTGGAGTGCGGCAAAGCCTTCAAAGTCATCACGGCCAAGCATCTGGCCCATCACGACCTGACCCCTGATGCCTACAAAAGCAAGTACGGCTACAAAAAGACCCAGGCTCTTGCCGCCAAGTCCCTGGTGCGTACCCGGCGCGCCAAGATGAAAGACATGAAATTATGGGAACGGCGCGTCAAAAAGACTGCTGAATAA
- the lysS gene encoding lysine--tRNA ligase, whose protein sequence is MGSDAPRKKEYKLAVKSKRVEDFRPLLESLDARDELNEVFKNRIAKAVQLLDDGVPLYPNDFEKGDDIGPVATVHEPLDEAALAALDRTFRLAGRIVSLRSFGKVAFFTIQDSSGRIQVFAERESLGQEAYTVFKKFDIGDIVGVSGRLFRTKTGELTLHADAVRLVTKSMRPLPEKYHGLKDVETRYRQRYVDLIVTPRAVEIFKARTTIIRELRAFLDDSGFMEVETPMMQAIPGGATARPFVTHHNALDMPLFMRIAPELYLKRLLVGGFEKVYEVGRQFRNEGVSTRHNPEFTMCEFYWAYARYTDLMDLTERLFSRLAKSVTGSDTVEYQGNPINLAPGWARLTFHESIEKIGGIDPAVIADFEAAKALVEKNGEKVLKGEKLGKVQAKLFDIFVEPKLIQPHFIYHYPTEISPLSRRNADNPEITDRFELFIAGREMANAFSELNDPVDQRQRFEDQVREKEAGDDEAHRMDEDYVRALEYGMPPAAGEGIGIDRLVMLLTDQASIREVILFPLLRPEGQPGS, encoded by the coding sequence GTGGGCAGCGACGCGCCACGTAAGAAAGAATACAAGCTCGCGGTCAAGTCCAAGCGGGTGGAGGATTTCCGTCCTCTGCTCGAAAGCCTGGACGCCCGTGACGAGCTCAACGAAGTCTTTAAGAACCGCATCGCCAAGGCCGTCCAGCTCCTTGACGACGGGGTCCCTCTCTATCCCAACGACTTTGAAAAAGGCGACGACATCGGTCCCGTGGCGACTGTTCACGAGCCTCTGGACGAGGCGGCCCTGGCCGCCCTGGACCGGACCTTCCGGCTGGCCGGACGCATCGTGTCCCTGCGCTCCTTTGGCAAGGTGGCCTTTTTCACCATCCAGGATTCCTCGGGCCGCATCCAGGTCTTTGCCGAGCGCGAGAGCCTGGGCCAGGAAGCCTACACGGTCTTTAAAAAGTTCGACATCGGCGACATCGTGGGCGTGTCCGGGCGGCTTTTCCGCACCAAGACCGGCGAGCTGACGCTCCATGCCGACGCCGTGCGTCTGGTCACCAAGTCCATGCGCCCGCTGCCGGAGAAGTACCACGGCCTAAAAGACGTGGAGACCCGCTACCGCCAGCGCTACGTGGACCTGATCGTCACCCCGCGCGCGGTGGAGATTTTCAAGGCCCGCACCACCATCATCCGGGAACTGCGCGCCTTCCTCGACGACTCCGGCTTCATGGAGGTGGAAACCCCCATGATGCAGGCCATTCCCGGCGGGGCCACGGCCCGGCCGTTTGTCACGCATCACAACGCCCTGGACATGCCCCTTTTCATGCGCATCGCTCCGGAGCTGTATTTGAAGCGCCTGCTCGTGGGCGGCTTTGAGAAGGTCTACGAGGTCGGACGCCAATTTCGCAACGAAGGCGTGTCCACCCGGCACAATCCCGAATTCACCATGTGCGAGTTTTACTGGGCCTACGCCCGCTATACCGACCTCATGGACCTGACCGAGCGCCTTTTTTCGCGTCTGGCCAAGTCTGTAACCGGCTCGGACACGGTGGAATACCAGGGCAACCCCATCAATCTCGCCCCGGGCTGGGCCAGACTGACCTTCCACGAGTCCATCGAGAAGATTGGCGGCATCGACCCGGCCGTCATTGCCGATTTTGAAGCAGCCAAGGCCCTGGTGGAAAAAAACGGCGAGAAGGTGCTCAAGGGCGAAAAGCTCGGCAAGGTGCAGGCCAAGCTCTTCGACATCTTTGTCGAGCCCAAGCTCATCCAGCCCCATTTCATCTACCACTATCCCACGGAAATCTCGCCGCTCTCGCGCCGCAACGCCGACAACCCCGAGATCACCGACCGGTTTGAGCTCTTTATCGCCGGCCGGGAAATGGCCAATGCCTTTTCCGAATTAAACGACCCCGTGGACCAGCGCCAACGGTTCGAGGATCAGGTCCGCGAAAAGGAAGCCGGCGACGACGAGGCCCACCGCATGGACGAGGACTACGTTCGGGCGCTCGAATACGGCATGCCTCCGGCGGCCGGCGAGGGCATCGGCATCGATCGGCTGGTCATGCTTTTGACCGACCAGGCCTCGATCCGCGAAGTGATCCTGTTTCCGTTGCTGCGGCCTGAAGGCCAGCCGGGTTCATGA